The Astyanax mexicanus isolate ESR-SI-001 chromosome 8, AstMex3_surface, whole genome shotgun sequence sequence atttttattgtattcttttattttatcttattttatctatatatctattttaataacagctcttgggtgtaaaactggatcatgagatcacaatttcgttccacctcatgtaccacatgtgatgcgaaggACAATAAAATCTTCTTGAATCCTTTAATCCTTGAAATTTTCTGGGGaataaaaacctttttattttttaaagaattaggaaaacacacttaacacctgagaacaaaaatatacataaaattgttATGTTGTGTAATTGAATAATAATGAGAATAAATCTTTCTTTAACATAATCAAACACTTTTCATAGATACTTCCAGTATGTTCTCTGGTTATTTCAGTTTTAGGggctgtttttagatcattttctaaaagctgatgggttttctctctctttcagattcctgtcagctcacactggatccaaacacagcccaTAAACTCCTCCTCCTGtctgagaggaacacagtggtgaCCTGCAGCAACACAGTCCAGCCATATCCTGACCATCCAGACAGATTTGATGTATGggctcaggttctgtgtagagagagtgtgagtggacgctgctactgggaggttgagAGGAGAGGAGATGAATGGGTTGATatagcagtgtcttataaaagcGTCTCCAGGAAGGGAACAGGCTGGGAGTGTGTGTTTGGATTTAATGATCAGTCTTGGAGATTGTTCTGTGATTCCTCCAGATACACATTCAGATACAATAACAGAGATACTGTAATCTCCGGAGTGCCCGTCTCCTctagaataggagtgtatgtggatcacagggcaggaactctgtccttctacagcatctctgataccatgaccctcatccacagagtccagaccaccttcactcagccgctctacgctgggtTTGGGTTAAACATCGACTCATCagtaaatcttttactttcagcaaaatAGATGAACATGCAGAACAAAGGGAAGAGCTGGATTAGATCAgataagaactgcagaatctagactgtagaactgatcaaataaagttataatagtgctgggagatattgttaatataaataatcataattctgaACGGTAATTACGTCTGTCCCAGATTAGAACTGCAGGTACATTTCCTGTATGGAAAGATTTATTCAGATTTAGCGTTAAATAGTTTAAACCGTTTATATCATTAACAGAGCTCACAGTAACagagttcatattttaaacttcatattacagaattttattaatttttaacacattatcatttattataaactgaatgaaagatcacaataaactgtttacattttttattattattatactgttgttttatcctcaacatttttatatttaaacaaagagagaggaaatctgtgtgttaatgctttaactttaattttacaattaatgtAATATCAAAAGGAAAGAACAAATTATACACaacatattgtaaaatataatagaaaatatacatttaacttactgtacactacacacattaacttACACTATGAAACAGTTTTACAATATTGCATTGTtgcttaaatttaatatatttatcatcGCTGTCACATAAAAACGTTATATCTCTAAAGTATCAACTTTACATTTCTGTTTGCCCTTTCATCAGGAAATATTGACACAGTATGAAGATAAAGTATGAACATAAGATACAGTAAACATAAGGTTTTTGTGTTAcagcagttttaaactaattaatctaATATATGTGATTCTATGTTGAGTAAATTTATTtgagcattttatcatttaactctacacagttctctgtattaacttgattttatttgtaatgtactcagattgtattcctgtaatcttgtaatgttgtgggatatatcttataaataataaagtgggagctgaaagctcagaacagaggatctaatctgtctaattattattattagttctgGTTTTCAGAGCACTAGGAGCAGATGTCTGGGATAAATGGCTGAAGATGAAGCTGTTTTCTCATTGGTTTATTTTGCAGCATTGAACCTAGAATTCTTACACTACGCTAGAAGTAGAACAGATCCAATCAGGTTTATTATCACAACAATGGAAacacaatatatagaaataaaaataaaaatataataaatacattaactttAACTCTTCACTGTACAacataattacactgttttaaaatgtactgaccAGTATCGGCGTATATAGATTTTTGATTAATCAACATCACTAAACTAATCCCtgtcaaaggtgtgaaaagtatctccattcattactctgtaggtagaagtatagatactaggggttaaaatacttctgtagaagttgaagtatcaactcaagctttttactctttaagtaaaagtgtaaaagtactggtttcaaaactacttaaagtataaaagtaaaagtaatgtaaggggaaaataataaagccattaagaacaaaagcttaggccacgcccacagagtcctgtagtgcactacccccctcccaaAAACACATGTTTtataagctataatgactatattgtgctattaaaaatgtattgttgaaaatataatttgggattttgcgctaggctgttccctgttttagctgcgTATAttctcattgtaaatgaatgtattttagtagaatgtaaatatattaaagaagcttagtttgtCCGGGTTTTTTTCTCTTTAGCATAAATCCCACAAAGCTCTGAAAACTGTGCTACTTTACTTCACCTACTGATTTCAAAAgactaaaatacatattttctcTTTAAAGCCCTTAATTAATATGTTCTATTACAGGAAATAAAGTTaacaattaaaaaagttaaaaagtagaGAGGAGAATTAGCTCTGGAGAGTGTCTTCCGTGTTTATCAGATTGTTTCTAAGTGACTGAAATTAATGGGGTTTTAAGGAGGATTTAAGCAATAAATCTGAGTTTATAAGTGTtttagaataattaaaataaaaacagaacaatatcacatgattcagcactgcagaaacattttctaaagcttttaaactccagttataaaccttttaaactccagttagctCTCTAACCACTCAGCACACATTAGCATCAATGCTAACTAGCTCCTCTCTTCTCTAGAACCTGTTTGATGtagaaaatgtacatttaaaggtaaactttctttgctgttttagtaaaatgaatcattttgattgaaaatcagaagaatattcaAAACAAGCAGTTAGACTCTATTTTAACTTGGAGTTTTTAAAGGAGTtgaggctaatactaatgctaatgctaataaccaTGAAGGAGGgggcatgtttgtttactttgtgttagatcctgtgctgcactgatatagatttacacccacagtgataataaacgtatagaataagtaatataataaactCAGGTAATTAGAAGGACAGTAATTAGAAGAAGAGCAGAATTTAGCTTCAACAACAGAGTTTTAAACAGAAACAACACAGAAATATGGGGGTCTTGAGGAGCTCCATTTAACTTATATCCTCCACCTTaaacagaagaggagctggtaaattagctagttagattattaataaatatttacagcttctcattatctcagtgttttattatatacataagaAATGAGTGAAATGGTTCTGTTTTACACCagccagagctgtatagagagagagagagtcgcttcAGCTCTGTTTACTCCAATCTTCACTTTTTAACAGCAATGTCGACTCGTGGAGCTTCTCAATAGTTCCTGTAATTTAGCGACTAATACTAGCAGCACCACAGAGCTGCAGCAGAGTACAGCGTTAGTGCTGCACTTTTACAGGATAAAACCATCAAATAACCTGATTTAATACTATCAGCACACCTGAATCTAATTAACATGTAGAGTACAGCATGATCCCCACTAAATTACCATCGTTAAGATCGTTAACAGAACAGATTAGGGTAAATTAGACAGAGCTAGATAAATactcctgtgtgtgtttgtaggttttGTATTCTTGTTACTGAATGTAACTAACAGTTACTACATTAATTTTAAGATTAGACTATtaattctgaataaataaataatatcataagGTCTGAATTCATGGAACTGATTTATATGAAGAATTGTATAGAGaatgtataaattaaattaaggcaaaaaaaaaactatacacacttatggattaatcatttttactaaccctttgtttttgttttttattctgtttttattttatattacattttattgttaatgactgCTTACAATGTTGAGTTTGTCATTGTACATATTTTAAATGTCTCAGTGTAGCGGatgagaatataaataatattttattatttaatttcacatgaaatccttctctaattatctttgttatattttttagtatttttctgtatttctgggtattatttattttatacttgtgattttttttgggcGATTTCAAGCTGTAATATTGATTTTAAGCTGAACTGCGgagcagacttttattttgaaatcgcGCGAGTTTTCAGTGTCAGCGCGGGCTTCTCCTCAGTTCGCGCGAAATACTGCTGAGGAGAGGTGGGTGTTTACTGTGCTCctgataaaatactgttttaaagctGTTCAAGCACTTATAGTGCACTAAATCTGTACTCTTACATGTGTTTTAGTACTAAGAGTAAGTTATCTCTGGTTGTGTGGGTAGTTCGTTTGTGTAGagagttttttaatttaagtACAGCAGACTTAGTGGAGTTAAGGGAGATACGGCTACCAGTTAAGCTAATATGGTCTGCTTTTCTTCTCacagctgcatgtgtgtgtgtgtgagaaggaccAGAATTCACTCTATGCTGTGTTGTATGCTACTCTCATGCACAGGTACTGCCacaggttaattggttaattgtttaattaatttagctaattgTTTAATTGCAccagctgtttatttttattggaatttgttttgttataatgaaattaatgttcagaaaagaaaaaaatacgtcATTTATGGGAGTCTCTCTATATATGTGCATGGGGTAATGTATTATGGTAatgtataatattgtattttatttcatagctatagatatattcttaattaatgtttattttcataACATAGTACTCTATATttgtgatacaatattttataatgtcttttattgtgtgttttatcaacctgatgtagaaaaaaaaagtgtagatcAGTTCGCGCTAAATACTGCTGAGGagagctgcatgtgtgtgtgtgagaaggaccAGAATTCACTCTATGCTGTGTTGTATGCTACTCTCATGCACAGGAACAGGAAATAGAGAGAATAAAACTCCCGTTGTATGGCAGAGTGTGTCCCGTGTTTCCATCATCGCATTCACAACGCAGAGGGTGGCCAAGCCtactagaagagagagagagggacacacacacactcaaacacgaGCCGGCTACATcagtttgaaaagttaaaattatacagacttctcatgaaataaatgtgttgttgttgttagtacgtcagaatctgattttaaaacatccCCAAACCCCCATCAgtgtaattatatcagttaacatTAGGATATAAAAGCTTTTCATTACAGTACGATAACCAAAACTCAAAGCTCATAAAAAAATAcgttttcacatttaaacaaagcCTATCAATggaattacatgtacagaaaggatttctatataaatattgtaaattactgCATTCTTTAACTGCTAATGACTAAAACTGCAGTTCTGTCTCAGTGTTTAAATTGCTGATATTAACTTTCTGGAACTATTGGAGCTCCTCATGGGTCTCGAGAACACCAAGCATTTAGGACTTCCGCTGTagcgactctctctctatacggctctgacactagctagctaactgactatattatataaaagagagagcgagaaggagagagaaagtgagagagaaatgaGGCTAAATAGCAGAACATTAACTGGTTATAAACTGACACACAGCAGAGGAGCTGAGGAGCTCAGTTCCCCAGaacctgcagagcttcagacacagCTGCAGAGAACGGCTTCACTTCAGCTTCAACTGGATCCAAACTGGACAGATAAGTGAATCTATCTGACTGGCTTTAGTAAAGagcagtggagcttctgtgttagACGGAGTTTTAATGTCTAGTAGcctctgtgctagctaacgccatacctgtcaagtctcccgttttggccgggaaactaccgtattttactcctctttctcgccgtcctcccgtattagtattttcccgtaaatttcccgtattatattacaattaaaaatatatatattattgaggagacagggcactgactgctctgtgtctcttaaccaatcgtggaggcggttcaaggagaaagtcacgcctttcaggagaaacagccaatcagcttgcaaaggagggtggggaagccccccgtcgctgtgagttcaggcagctagtcggagcagctgacgttaaaaaatatctggatatgcagcgatttttctaaaagaaaggtaacggtaggctaatcatgtaaactgtgatgagatttttctgatagctgcttaaaaatactcgtctccgaaataaaacacacagattaaacattttaaaataagaaaattacagcttgtgactcagtttaactagaaatgtggcgaggaccgaaattaactaaactgatcaggggtggagtgatcaaaagattcattttgcagaatttgtgcaccctttgttcaattttaaatccattaaataaataaaaaatatatcatataaaagagtgcatttataccaaaaagacatgaaatcttaactttttaaaaaatatatagaaaggggtttttaatttggctgtattaaaagaatgacatatgcaGGAatttccacaacatttcagattctgatcatctattTGTAGTGtataagtggttcacatgtcgttattttagattttttgtaaacctatcttaaaatgtaagggataccttaccttcgttgggctggtgggacggctttaagcggacagagtaaaatatcccttatttttaaatctaaaacttgacaggtatggctaacgctaacaggctagctaatgctaacagactagctaacgctaaccagcaagctaacgctaacaggctagctTAAGCTAAGCGGCAAACTAACTCTAAgcaactagctaacgctaactggcaagctaacgctaagcaactagctaatgctaaccagctagctaatgctaaccgttTGCTTTGGCTCAGTTAACCTACAGGAGAGAAACTCCTGTTTATGATTTAAACTACAGAACAGTGTGTGCTGAAGCCAAACGCTCAATACAGCCAAACAATTAAACAGTGGGGAAATCCCAgctccctaactagtaaatatagccttcgcatttatattacattatgtgttCATCTCGTAAATATAATATACTGCATGTTTTGTAGGCATTATTAATTGGGACTCGATCAAATGCAGAATGTACCAACCTTGatggttatttaaaaaatatatatatagctaactTTTTTAACTCCTTCATTGATTTCACTGATTGAGTAAATACTGCGGTAATAAGAAGCTCTAAATATCAGTTAATTGGTTAAGTTACCCACTGTTGTTACCGGATTCAGCGTTTTACCGGGCCCATTATTAGTGTGGGTGTGGTACTGAATCAGGTGTAAATGATAGAGATTATTAAATGTGTGTCTTTGtgctaaaatgtgtgtgtagtgtgtaaataaaaagtgattagtgtcaggattgacccaggcagggagacgaacgcaagtgcaggtaagggcgtgatttaataaataaataaataaataaataaataataaataaacaaacgagtgaaacaaAGGAACATAAATCCAAACAAACAAtagatactaataaaaataaacaaactaaacaggtcagggaaatatatacaaggaaaaacaacaaagagctaaactagacCAAGCATAAATAAACTATACAGGGCAAGGGGGGAAACaagggaaataaacagggaactacaggaaacaagaaataaacaagaagatataaatATGGAACAAGGGCTAAGGCTAAGGCTATAAATACAGAGAGACACGGACAGACAAACAACAGGAGAAGGTGCAAAAACCTACGAAGGACAagtgacaaaggaaggctttatagcacacaagggaagtggaaacacctggggctagggggcggagctacaaattaacacaggtgaaAAACTGCTGATACAgaacacaggtcacgtgggacacacacaggcacgaggacagacaggaaacagggccaggacatgacagaaatcccccctaaacgcgcagctcccgaggcgcgtaaaaacgtaCCCAGGGGTTGGCGGCGGGGAGGGGCTGGGAAAAACAAGGGATGAAACCGGGGACTggacagagaacagagactggacagagaacagagactggacaggagacttaACAGGGCTCGGAGTGAAAAATCActggggacaggaacaggaacatgcacagacacggggaccaggacagggagagacaggggtacaacaaacaggtgggtgcccaggactggcaaaggtctgtggggaagtccaaggagccagcctgggaaCAGTTCTGGGGTCAAGGTCTGgtgcctcggtgcctgcctgagTTAACGGGCCCCGGGGCCAAACAGTTCTAGGAGCAGGGACCGGCGGGATGGCGACTCTGGCAGCTGGTGCTTCTGTGATTATTCAGTCATCTTCAGGGGCACAGTACACTAGAAACACCACCTGTGTAAAGAAATTCATTGCAAGAAGTACAGAGCAGATGCCCATGGAGGCAACTACAGAGAAGAAGCATCCTATCAGTAAAACAACACCATCTGATACTGAGTGTGTGAAAGTAATGCAGAACAGAGACAATGAGTCAAATGACCCACACGGGGGAGCTCTAACACAAGAGATGAGGCCACGCAGGCTGGTTAAACTCCCTGAACGTTTGAAAGACTTTGTCATTGACTGAGAGGTGAATGAAGGGATTCAAGCAATATAATCGTGAATAGTTCAGTAAAGAACATTGTTCAATACATTGAGGTTAATAGGAAACATAATAAGAAGTGACAGCAAAATAAACTGTTGGAGTAAATGTTATGTGAATCTTTATTTTGGAAGTATGGTGTTATGATTGCTGCACTGTGGGGATATGtttctgttgttagaaaaaaaaaatgttatgggcGGTAACTCATCTTATGTGGGAGTTTATGTTCAAGCAAAAGAGGGAtgttgtgtacgtgtgtgtgacaTAGGAGGGGAGAGTAAAAGATGGCGAGGGAGTAAAAGACACTTATCTGAGAGCGGAGCCTCCTGTCTTTACTTGTAcactactttatgatcagtgttcacagcagtagctacttcagactgcatttactttaaatacaatacGACCAGAAACCACTTAATAtgaactgctaatactactactactactacacacacacacaaagtgattttaaacacactcctgcagctctgagcggGCGTTTTAATGAGCTAATTATTTGATTTGAGTGTGTTGAAAGCAGGGAAAGCACTAAATGTGCAGTGCAGGGGAAGGGGGGCGGTTCCATCTGATTGttgtgtcttatcttgtcttctcttctgaatatttggtgcaattacacattctcaccagagaggtctccaaatccccaaatatCACAAACGTGCAGTCTGTCTCTTTAAGTGAGAGTGAAAGTAAAATCTGTTCATTTCCTGGATTACctgcaggtgtgtgagtgtgtgaatcggTGTGTGTCGTGTCTGGATCTACAGTTTTCTCATTAATGTAAGTTTACCTGAGTCTCTACAATAATTCCTGTTTGAGTCAGACAATgtgagtattgttatcttggctaataagtagaattacaggatagttctgttcacttctctccaacagagaaccaggaaacaaaatcttcacactgtaaaatggcaGAAGCTGGTATTTTGGTGGTTCAGGATGAGTTAAGCTGTTCAGTCTGCCTGGATCTCCTGAAGAATCCAGTGActattccctgtggacacagtttctgtatggtgtgtattaacaAGTGCtgggatgaggaggatcagaagaagatctacagctgccctaactgcagacacaccttcacctcaagacctgtcgtgagtaaaaacaccatgctggctgaggtggtggagaaactgaagaagacgagactccaggctgctcctcctgatcactcttctgctgatcctgaagatgtggagtgtgattcctGTACTGGGAGAAAACGCAAATCCgtccagtcctgcctggtgtgtctggcctcttactgtgaagctcacctccagcctcactaccaatctccagcctttaagaagcacaagctggtcaaagcctccagacgactccaggagcagatctgctctgagcacgataaactgctggaggtttACTGTCGCACCGACCAGCAGTGTATCTGCATGCTGTGTACCATGGATGACCATAGAGGACATGATACAGTGTCACTTGCAGCAGAAAGATCTGAGAAACAGGTCAGTGTGTAAATGGAGTAGCTGCTCCAGATTATAGGACCTAATACCTTCACCTGTCCCATGAAGCATGtggcattttaatttttaattattgtgttttgttgtctggtttatttgcagaagcaggtggtggaaacacagaggaaatacaaggagagactccaggagagagagaaggagcttcaggagTTAATAGAAGCTGTGGAGAATCACaaggtgattttttaaataagtagaagaataaagatctgatttttcccattaagggtaattatttaattacttaactaaaggtgtcctcatttttaaaatgtcatttaaagtcacattgtattttagttttagtcatcaattatcaaaattaaataatCTTTACAGCTTCATGAGTTAAGAAAAGCCACAGCATGAAGTTTGGATTTACACAATATTTATGTCACGCCttattctgtgagattattggctggttgcaaataaAAACTCTGATTACTGATAACCTCTGATgttcctcagtaatcagattatgaagtgcatgtaaatccacttattgatgtgaatgaactgctcctaacattctcctctctctgtgattccactaccagcgctctgctcagacagcagtggaggacagtgagaagatcttcactgagatgatcctctccattgagagaagacgctctgaggtgaggcagatgatcagagatcaggagaaagctgcagtgagtcgagctgaagaacgtctgaagagactggagcaggagatcacagagctgaagaggagagatgctgatctggagaagctttcattcacagaggatcacatccatttcctccaggtaacagacactgtttttctccccaaatacaaagtttatttcagactgtttacaccatctttttaatgtgatctatatctgatattagtctgaacagttcttaaactgaagctcatgcactaaagagcagcgcttcacatgaagtttcagtttcaccagtgactgaaagctgatcttaacagagaatgagttccagctcactgtaaaaaaGGGAATGTTGTTTGGCCACACCCTCCCCTTTAATGTCTGtcctttatcttttttgtttaaacaattttatttttttttattttattttgatgctGCAGCAGCGCTATCTATTGGCTGAGTTCAGCAATTTGATTGGATATATCTTTAAAGACAGAGCGGTTGTGATGTGTActatttaattcagtatgaacagagacatcagtccaaatgtttatggggTCTGTTATCTCTCTATCACACCAATGAATCCCTCATTACCTGCTGTCGCTATTTTCCCTTATGCTCAATGTAAGTTTTGACGTAAATGAATTCTGATCTGTCTTGGAtattggatatgtatcagatttcaattaCACAGactttttatttcctttcacaCTGTCTCTTACATAATTAATCTGAATCATGAATGACTAATAAGATCAGATTCAGGCCAGATTTTACCtgatttaattcaatataaatataatttagaaattgttgaaggtgttatgtgtttgtttttttctacatgtagagttttcagactctctcagctcctcctggatcttcagcatcacctgcttttactctcagtcctctcaacacttttgaagttgttatgaagtctgtttctcagctgagaggaaaactagacgaattctggaaagaggaatttgagaagacatcagctgcaggtatattaaataaaaattaaataaagtaaatatatgaaatgataAGTCCATAAATAATCATACTGCACTCAGTACCTCATAATgacaaagtaaaaacaatttaggattttttaaaaagtaaaagagtgtgaagagtttcagaatgcactgtaggttcttctctaaatcctgatgaagtggtcagtagtttctggactgaagtggttgagactgtatataaggtgtgactttattgtgattgaaagtccaggtagggtagattaagactctacatctacatggagagaaaatccagtattagattattttaatgttgtagtaaatgtacagagggaacagaagctcagtgatgctgtgtagtaactgtgtacattttcctgtagtgaaggaagtgcagatcattcttcctcctgaacccaaaagcagagaagagtttctgcagtgtaagtccagccctttctctctctctctctctctctctctctctctctctctctctctctctctctctctctctgtctctctctctctccccctttcattctcacacactctcagaaataacaccacaatctacaaatacacaaagtttaatctgacatttatacgtctatattaaataattaactgttatatttcaactgcttacgtataaactttataaaaaacacCAACATTCATGAACTTTGATTTTGTGATAATGGCCTGtcatagttttgtatttatttagataaaacacaaaatgtatgttttatgataaaaacaatgaacattttACTACAAATCTGCAATTATTATACAACTCAAACCCATTTCTATATTTTAGCCACAAAAAATTAGGAAAACACCCTTAACAACTGagattaaaaatatacaaaaattgttatgttgtgtaattgaatattaataagaataaatatattttaacataatcaAACACTTTTCATAGATTCTTCCAGTATGTTCTCTGGTTATTGCAGTTTTAGGGGCTGTTTTTAGATCGTTTTCTAAAAGCTgatgggttttctctctctttcagattcctgtcagctcacactggatccaaacacagccttTAA is a genomic window containing:
- the LOC111190405 gene encoding tripartite motif-containing protein 16-like, whose protein sequence is MAEAGILVVQDELSCSVCLDLLKNPVTIPCGHSFCMVCINKCWDEEDQKKIYSCPNCRHTFTSRPVVSKNTMLAEVVEKLKKTRLQAAPPDHSSADPEDVECDSCTGRKRKSVQSCLVCLASYCEAHLQPHYQSPAFKKHKLVKASRRLQEQICSEHDKLLEVYCRTDQQCICMLCTMDDHRGHDTVSLAAERSEKQKQVVETQRKYKERLQEREKELQELIEAVENHKRSAQTAVEDSEKIFTEMILSIERRRSEVRQMIRDQEKAAVSRAEERLKRLEQEITELKRRDADLEKLSFTEDHIHFLQSFQTLSAPPGSSASPAFTLSPLNTFEVVMKSVSQLRGKLDEFWKEEFEKTSAAVKEVQIILPPEPKSREEFLQYSCQLTLDPNTAFKHLLLSERNTVVTCSYTVQPYPDHPDRFDGWPQVLCRESMSGRCYWEVEWRGDGGVGIAVSYKSISRKGGWECRFGCKNDQSWKLSCNSSSYTFRYINRETEISGVPVSCRVGVYVDHRAGTLSFYSISDTMTLIHRVQTTFTQPLYAGFRLNPHSSVNLLLSAK